In Lycium ferocissimum isolate CSIRO_LF1 unplaced genomic scaffold, AGI_CSIRO_Lferr_CH_V1 ctg2807, whole genome shotgun sequence, the genomic stretch TTCTGATAGaattattgattttgggattgatgttatGCCTGACACCCAACCTATTTCTACTCCccttatcgtatggctccagcagagctaagggaattaaaggatcagttaaaggacttgttggataagGGTTTCATCTGACCAAGttcctcaccttggggtgctctATTATTGTTTGTTAGAACGAAAGATGGTTCCCGTAGAATGTGTCTTGATTACCGTTAGCTTAATAAGGTGACCATTAGGAATAAGTAtcctttgcctaggatagatgatttgttagaccaacttcagggtgctaatttcttttcaaagattgaccTGAGGTCTggtatcaccaattgaagataAAGGAGAAGGATATCCCAAAAAGCATTTTTCGTACTCGTTACGggcactttgagtttctagtgatgtcctttgggttgactaatgcacctgcagcatttatggatttgatgaatcgtgtgtttaagccttatctagaccttattgtgtttattgatgatattgtggTGTATTCTAAAAGTCGTGATGATCATGCTAATCATTCAAGAATAACTTTGACAACACTTGAGGAGAACACGCTTTATGCGAAATTCTCAAAGTCTGAATTTTGTCTTGAGTCTGTGGctttcttgggccatgtggtgaCTGGTAACGGTATTAAAGTagatcctcagaaaatttcagcgGTTAAGGATTGTCCTAGACCAACTAGTGTGACTGAtattcgtagtttcttggggTTGGCAAATTATTACAGAAAGTTTGTGGAAGGTTTTTCGTCTATAGCCTCtccattgactaaattgacacagaagactgctaagtttcagtggtccgaagcttgtgaaaagagtttccaagagcttaagACAAGGTTGACTTCGGATCCTGTTTTGACTTTACCTTCTGGATCTGGtggatatgtggtgtattgtgattcTTCCagaattggtttgggttgtgtattgatgtagaacggtaaggtgattgcttatgcttcgcgGCAGTTGAAAaagcatgagaaaaattatccgactcatgacttggagttggctgcCGTGGTatttgccttgaaaatttggcGTCACTAGTTGTATGGTGAGCATTGTGATGTTTTTACTGACCATAAAATCTTGcaatacatctttaagcagcgagagttgaatctcagacagaggaggtggttggagttgttaaaagattatgacttgaatatcctgtatcatcctggtaaggctaatgtggttgcTGCTGCTTTGACTAGAAAGTCTATAGGCACGTTGGCTTATTTGCACGTTCATGACATGCCCATGGAGATGAGTAGGCTaaagagaaaaaatatgaagtatacgatgtttcaataaataaggcatagcaattgatgattctaaatgagattcgaaagacattcgatgttagataagaaagttgccaagaaaaggctatgtaagcgataagTTCGGAAAAgctttatgagtagtaagtcgatgacaacttaatgatgtgttggggaagagttatgacaCCCCTTAGGTTGCTAaggaagtgataaacaagtgctaagaaggttccataaggattggagatcaaacgagacgacgggatcaaacttggtggaactgtgagttccacggccagatccacggccagcattgcattccacggaccgtggatgggtccgtggaactgccggCGAGAGAgcagctggctggtcgtgaaccacgaccagctccacggacaacacttggttccacggaccgtggaacgtccgtggaacacccgacgggctgaaatgttttaagtgtttaaatgagttcccaacttcattatttcatttccaacctctctctacttctctctaaagaCCTCTAGGGTTCCATGtatgtttcatgaacaaggaatcaaaggaaatcaagggtgattatcatcaaaccaagtgaatcaaagtaaggaaaaccattaaagttcatcaaaagcaagaaatccaagtgaaggaaaatctagggtttggctcaagtgaggttcatgcaaccaaggttcaatcctacaccatccaaggtgagttttatgatgtttccatgttatataaAGTGTTGGGTAGATGAAACACTCGAATTacgaaagaaaataagtaatgggtcatgaatgtgtgaatagtaacacttttgagtaaacgtttggaacgagttatgattcttgatgcttcatgaatataatcatgttataaatgatattgggaGTATGGAAaacgacattgtatatgaatgaacgtattgacgAGTTATGGCTATGGATATGGATAAAGTgaaaagaattgtgaagtaagagtaatgtagatgactagaagctattatgatgataatatgaatgttattattgatgttgggagttgatatgtaatacgaggaaagtcgtataaataaaggagatgctgtccgattttctctagaattagtcatgaatgctaatgctatccatcatctaatacgagtatgcacttcaatgaaggtagaacgtgagctttgaagaagaacgctcaagcgatagaatagtcgcacgacgaggtatgtaaggctaacccttctttcataaggcatggttcttgggccaattgttcatctcttatgagttcatgatactttctaatgatcttagctcgagaagctattaagccaatgatgccaagtgatacgattgtactaagtttcttatacgacgagtaatgctctaaggatagaatgtataaatgacgatagtaaagagggtaagagatagatatgaactagtatgtatgtgtgcctatgagaggctattgtgaaccccgagcttacatggccgggtagaatatgataagtatgtatatgtatatgtatgtatgcccatgagaggctattgtgaaccccgagcttatatggccgggtagaatatagtaaacatgtatatcattatataacgacgcgcgcgcaccaccgcaggttgggtacgaataacaataataaccacgagccttggtagggccgagcctgagccttggtagggccgggtacgtaaaacctcgaaccttcgtggtcgggtaggctatataaatactatatgtatgacatctatatgagtacgattatgctatgtatattacatctttatgagtacgactatgttaagattatgtaagtgccaagtaagggctataaatacgcaatgtatatgatatgagcatgaatatgaaaggagacatgaatacgaacatgaaagtagatacaaaaaggtaaatgagcaagaatacaaATGTATGCACACGAGtatgaaatagaaatggaaagtccctatggaaagcgaggtaagtgccatgatgatgatgctattatctcccggTTTGTATTATTTCGgatgttatcctttatgcttccatattgatattgatcatgctttacatactcggtacattcttcgtgcgcgtccttttgtttgtggacgctgcgtcatgcccgcgggtGGCCGGGGAGACGAGATTTGATCCATAGTTGTActatctcggggactacatagcgagctccatttcattcggaggctgcggcttttggtatatatattcttttgtgtatatattcatgggcacggcggggtcctgtcccgcccatatgacatgatatgatgtacccttcttagaggctcgtagacattgtgtatatggttagatatgttcggcc encodes the following:
- the LOC132043725 gene encoding uncharacterized mitochondrial protein AtMg00860-like, producing the protein MKPEPLLEPSTVDTPSGVPVIAFRVYRNYVVVIKGRETVADLYKLEIVYFDVIMGIRDDHANHSRITLTTLEENTLYAKFSKSEFCLESVAFLGHVVTGNGIKVDPQKISAVKDCPRPTSVTDIRSFLGLANYYRKFVEGNGSPKKVKTAAEIRLSEKYLAIRATKG